A genomic segment from Nicotiana tabacum cultivar K326 chromosome 7, ASM71507v2, whole genome shotgun sequence encodes:
- the LOC107763625 gene encoding uncharacterized protein LOC107763625 isoform X1 — protein MSHFGRTGPPDITDTYSLLVLNITFRTTADDLYPLFDKYGKVVDIFIPRDRRTGESRGFAFVRYKYADEAQKAVDRLDGRVVDGREMAVQFAKYGPNAERIQQGRIIEKVSRIKGSSRSRSPCRRYRDDHYRDREYRRSRSRSVDRYERDRYKRRERDYRRRSRSRSLSPDYDRDRGRGRDKKHHRRSPFDSASPPRRSPSPYRKESPRGSLSPKKESPEKRSHIERSPTPRSRSPPGRAMDSRSPSPRADEVIS, from the exons ATGTCGCACTTCGGAAGAACTGGACCTCCGGACATCACCGATACTTACTCTCTTCTCGTCCTCAACATCACATTCC GTACCACAGCCGATGATCTGTATCCTCTTTTCGACAAGTACGGGAAGGTTGTCGATATCTTCATTCCGCGAGACAGAAG GACTGGTGAGTCACGTGGGTTTGCATTTGTTCGTTACAAGTATGCAGATGAAGCACAGAAGGCTGTGGATAGGCTGGATG GAAGAGTGGTTGACGGGCGGGAAATGGCAGTTCAATTTGCCAAGTATGGGCCAAATGCAGAACGGAT TCAGCAAGGGAGGATCATTGAGAAGGTTTCAAGAATCAAAGGAAGCTCGAGAAGCAGAAGCCCTTGTAGAAG ATACCGCGATGATCACTATAGAGATAGAGAATACAGGAGAAGTAGGAGCAGAAGTGTTGATCGTTATGAGCGTGATAGGTATAAGCGGAGAGAACGGGATTATCGCCGTCGAAGTAGGAGCCGCAGCTTAAGTCCAGACTATGATCGAGATCGTGGCAGGGGACGTGACAAAAAACACCATAGGAGGAGTCCATTTGACAG TGCCTCCCCACCTCGGCGTAGCCCCAGTCCTTACAGGAAAGAGTCCCCTCGTGGAAGCTTATCACCTAAAAAAGAAAGCCCTGAGAAGCGCAGTCACATTGAACGCTCTCCAACTCCTCGAAGCCGATCCCCTCCTGGTCGAGCAATGGATTCACGAAGCCCTTCTCCTCGTGCTGATGAGGTGATAAGCTGA
- the LOC107763625 gene encoding uncharacterized protein LOC107763625 isoform X2, which produces MSHFGRTGPPDITDTYSLLVLNITFRTTADDLYPLFDKYGKVVDIFIPRDRRTGESRGFAFVRYKYADEAQKAVDRLDGRVVDGREMAVQFAKYGPNAERIQQGRIIEKVSRIKGSSRSRSPCRRYRDDHYRDREYRRSRSRSVDRYERDRYKRRERDYRRRSRSRSLSPDYDRDRGRGRDKKHHRRSPFDSASPPRRSPSPYRKESPRGSLSPKKESPEKRSHIERSPTPRSRSPPGRAMDSRSPSPRADEE; this is translated from the exons ATGTCGCACTTCGGAAGAACTGGACCTCCGGACATCACCGATACTTACTCTCTTCTCGTCCTCAACATCACATTCC GTACCACAGCCGATGATCTGTATCCTCTTTTCGACAAGTACGGGAAGGTTGTCGATATCTTCATTCCGCGAGACAGAAG GACTGGTGAGTCACGTGGGTTTGCATTTGTTCGTTACAAGTATGCAGATGAAGCACAGAAGGCTGTGGATAGGCTGGATG GAAGAGTGGTTGACGGGCGGGAAATGGCAGTTCAATTTGCCAAGTATGGGCCAAATGCAGAACGGAT TCAGCAAGGGAGGATCATTGAGAAGGTTTCAAGAATCAAAGGAAGCTCGAGAAGCAGAAGCCCTTGTAGAAG ATACCGCGATGATCACTATAGAGATAGAGAATACAGGAGAAGTAGGAGCAGAAGTGTTGATCGTTATGAGCGTGATAGGTATAAGCGGAGAGAACGGGATTATCGCCGTCGAAGTAGGAGCCGCAGCTTAAGTCCAGACTATGATCGAGATCGTGGCAGGGGACGTGACAAAAAACACCATAGGAGGAGTCCATTTGACAG TGCCTCCCCACCTCGGCGTAGCCCCAGTCCTTACAGGAAAGAGTCCCCTCGTGGAAGCTTATCACCTAAAAAAGAAAGCCCTGAGAAGCGCAGTCACATTGAACGCTCTCCAACTCCTCGAAGCCGATCCCCTCCTGGTCGAGCAATGGATTCACGAAGCCCTTCTCCTCGTGCTGATGAG GAGTAA